A stretch of the Staphylococcus sp. NRL 16/872 genome encodes the following:
- the nth gene encoding endonuclease III, protein MISKKKALEMIDVIADMFPDAECELKHDNAFELTIAVLLSAQCTDNLVNKVTRSLFKKYKTPEDYVKVDIEELQEDIRSIGLYRNKSKNIKKLCESLLEKFEGEVPHTHKELESLAGVGRKTANVVMSVAFGEPSLAVDTHVERVSKRLGINRWKDNVTQVEDRLCSIIPKERWSKSHHQLIFFGRYHCISRKPKCEICPLLEDCREGQKRMKA, encoded by the coding sequence ATGATAAGTAAGAAAAAAGCACTTGAAATGATAGATGTAATAGCTGATATGTTTCCTGACGCAGAATGTGAATTAAAACATGACAATGCATTTGAACTCACTATCGCTGTTTTGTTATCAGCTCAGTGTACTGATAATTTAGTTAATAAAGTTACGCGTTCACTTTTCAAAAAATATAAAACTCCAGAAGATTATGTGAAAGTAGATATAGAAGAGCTACAAGAAGACATTCGTTCAATTGGCTTATATCGCAATAAATCTAAGAATATTAAAAAATTATGCGAATCATTACTTGAAAAGTTTGAAGGAGAAGTACCACACACTCATAAAGAACTTGAAAGCCTAGCAGGTGTAGGGCGAAAAACAGCAAATGTAGTGATGAGTGTAGCGTTTGGTGAACCCTCATTAGCCGTGGATACTCATGTAGAACGTGTTTCTAAACGATTAGGGATTAATAGATGGAAAGATAACGTAACTCAAGTTGAAGATAGATTATGTAGCATTATTCCAAAAGAGAGATGGAGTAAAAGTCATCACCAACTCATCTTTTTTGGACGTTACCATTGTATTTCACGCAAACCAAAGTGTGAGATTTGCCCATTATTAGAGGACTGTAGAGAAGGACAGAAACGAATGAAAGCATAA
- the asnS gene encoding asparagine--tRNA ligase, whose amino-acid sequence MKTTIKQAKQHLNEEVTIGAWLTNKRSSGKIAFLQLRDGSGFMQGVVVKSEVDEDTFKLAKDITQESSLYVTGVITEDNRSDLGYEMQVKSIEVIHEAHDYPITPKNHGTEFLMDHRHLWLRSKKQHAVMKIRNEIIRATYEFFNENGFTKIDPPILTASAPEGTSELFHTKYFDEDAFLSQSGQLYMEAAAMAHGRVFSFGPTFRAEKSKTRRHLIEFWMIEPEMAFTNHAESLEVQEQYVAHIVQSVLKNCKLELKALDRDTTKLEKVATPFPRISYDDAIKFLKEEGFEDIEWGEDFGAPHETAIANHYDLPVFITNYPTKIKPFYMQPNPENEDTVLCADLIAPEGYGEIIGGSERINDLELLEQRINEHQLDEESYSYYLDLRRYGSVPHSGFGLGLERTVAWISGVEHVRETSPFPRLLNRLYP is encoded by the coding sequence ATGAAAACAACTATAAAACAAGCTAAACAGCATCTTAACGAAGAAGTAACTATTGGTGCTTGGTTAACAAACAAACGCTCTAGCGGTAAAATTGCATTCTTACAATTACGTGATGGCAGTGGCTTTATGCAAGGGGTAGTTGTCAAATCAGAAGTTGATGAAGACACATTCAAACTTGCTAAAGACATCACTCAGGAATCATCATTATACGTTACAGGCGTCATTACTGAGGATAATCGCTCAGATTTAGGATATGAAATGCAAGTGAAATCAATTGAAGTCATTCACGAAGCACATGACTATCCAATCACACCTAAGAATCATGGTACTGAATTCTTAATGGATCACCGTCACTTATGGTTACGTTCTAAAAAACAACATGCTGTAATGAAAATCAGAAATGAAATCATTAGAGCAACTTATGAATTCTTTAATGAAAATGGCTTCACTAAAATTGACCCACCAATTTTAACTGCAAGTGCACCTGAGGGTACAAGTGAGCTATTCCATACTAAATATTTTGATGAGGATGCTTTCTTATCACAAAGTGGACAACTTTACATGGAAGCTGCAGCAATGGCACATGGCCGTGTATTCTCATTTGGTCCTACTTTTAGAGCAGAAAAATCTAAAACACGTCGTCATTTAATCGAATTCTGGATGATTGAACCTGAAATGGCATTTACTAATCATGCAGAAAGCTTAGAAGTACAAGAACAATATGTGGCTCATATCGTTCAATCAGTACTTAAAAACTGTAAATTAGAATTAAAAGCATTAGATAGAGATACAACTAAATTGGAAAAGGTGGCAACACCATTCCCACGAATTTCTTATGATGATGCTATCAAATTCTTAAAAGAAGAAGGATTTGAAGACATTGAATGGGGCGAAGACTTTGGTGCGCCTCATGAAACGGCAATTGCTAATCATTATGATTTACCAGTATTTATTACGAACTACCCAACTAAGATTAAACCTTTCTATATGCAACCAAATCCTGAGAATGAAGACACTGTGTTATGTGCAGACTTAATTGCCCCAGAAGGGTATGGTGAAATCATTGGTGGTTCAGAACGTATCAATGATTTAGAATTATTAGAACAACGTATCAATGAACATCAATTAGACGAAGAAAGCTATAGCTATTATTTAGATTTACGTCGCTATGGTAGTGTGCCACACAGTGGTTTCGGATTAGGTTTAGAACGTACTGTAGCTTGGATTTCAGGCGTGGAACACGTAAGAGAAACATCTCCATTCCCACGTTTATTAAATCGATTATATCCATAA
- a CDS encoding helicase C-terminal domain-containing protein, which produces MANTSFAVVDLETTGNQLDYDEIIQIGITFVRDNKISGTYHSMIRTDLEIPPFIQALTSIEETMLEEAPYFHEIADEIFYQLKDCVFVAHNVDFDLNFIKKAFEKSGITYAPKKVIDTLELFKIVFPTDKSYQLSELANSHNIPLANAHRADEDATTTAYLMIKAFKKFEQLPIDTLKQLYYLSKNLKYDLFNILFEMVRHHKQTELDPQFDQFEQIIYKKQSDLKAPHTNFNGSLKQLYTKVTEALNLTYRPQQLYLSEIILEQLMHSDKAMIEAPLGSGKSLAYLLAALMYNIETGRHVMISTNTKLLQSQLLQKDIPSLNDALNFKINAALIKSKSDYISLGLISQILKDDTSNYEVNILKMQLLIWITETKTGDIQELNLKGGQKMYFEQKVETYVPVRHDIHYYNYIKRNAQNIQIGITNHAHLIHSDQENSIYQLFDDCIIDEAHRLPDYALNQVTNELNYSDLKYQLGLIGKNENEKLLKAVDQLEQQRILERLDIAPIDVFGLKSNITDIHDLNEILFNNIFKIIQNSEIHDDDVHRYHYVFDFDKSQILKDLHSIVDKINKTLEFFNGMNHKTIKSIRKQLLYINDSYRNIEQSLKNNHTAYISIKNISQKSTIRLIVKDYDVKDVLTTQVLDKFNSLTFISGTLTFIHSFGAFKNWFNEDIHFNTYEVQSILTNKKNTNIYIPSDVASYNYKNIDDYVASIVDYLEEYVSITESKCLVLFTSYRMMYMVQELLNELPTFEDYVILTQQQNQNYKIVQQFNNFDKSILLGTSTFFEGFDYQSNGIKCVMIAKLPFMNKYNTKHWLMDSEFDSTFKDYVLPDAVTRFRQGLGRLIRKEDDKGLIVSFDDRLVNSNYKSFFAQTLENYVQKKGDIQQFSKLLQKIQRDVDKNK; this is translated from the coding sequence ATGGCTAACACAAGTTTTGCGGTAGTTGATTTAGAGACGACCGGTAATCAACTTGACTATGACGAAATTATACAAATTGGTATTACATTTGTTCGTGATAATAAAATATCTGGAACATATCATTCGATGATACGTACTGATTTAGAAATACCGCCATTCATCCAAGCGCTAACTTCTATCGAAGAAACTATGTTAGAAGAAGCGCCATATTTCCATGAAATTGCAGATGAAATTTTTTATCAGTTAAAAGATTGTGTGTTCGTAGCGCATAATGTGGATTTTGATCTTAATTTTATCAAAAAAGCCTTTGAAAAAAGTGGTATTACATACGCACCTAAAAAAGTGATAGATACGTTAGAATTGTTCAAAATTGTCTTCCCAACAGATAAGAGCTATCAGCTAAGCGAATTGGCGAATTCTCATAATATTCCACTTGCCAATGCCCATAGAGCGGATGAAGACGCGACGACAACGGCATACTTAATGATAAAAGCCTTTAAAAAGTTTGAACAACTTCCAATAGATACGCTTAAACAACTTTATTATTTAAGTAAGAACCTTAAATATGATTTATTTAACATACTATTCGAAATGGTTCGCCACCATAAACAAACTGAATTAGATCCACAATTTGATCAATTTGAACAGATTATTTATAAAAAGCAAAGTGACTTAAAAGCACCTCACACAAACTTTAATGGTTCATTAAAACAACTTTATACAAAAGTAACCGAGGCTTTAAATCTTACTTATCGCCCACAACAGCTTTATTTATCGGAAATAATATTAGAACAATTAATGCATAGTGACAAAGCTATGATTGAAGCGCCATTAGGCAGTGGTAAGTCGCTTGCTTATTTATTAGCAGCTTTAATGTATAACATTGAAACAGGACGTCATGTCATGATTTCAACAAATACGAAATTGCTTCAAAGTCAATTACTTCAAAAAGATATACCAAGTTTAAATGACGCTTTGAATTTTAAAATTAATGCAGCGTTAATTAAAAGTAAAAGCGACTATATTTCTCTAGGTTTAATTAGCCAAATTTTAAAAGATGACACTTCTAACTATGAAGTCAATATTCTTAAAATGCAGTTACTTATTTGGATCACTGAAACTAAGACAGGGGATATTCAAGAATTGAACCTTAAAGGTGGCCAAAAAATGTATTTTGAGCAAAAAGTGGAAACGTATGTGCCCGTAAGACACGATATTCATTACTATAATTACATCAAACGCAATGCCCAAAACATACAAATTGGTATAACAAATCACGCACATTTAATACATTCTGATCAAGAGAATTCAATCTACCAATTATTTGACGATTGTATTATAGATGAAGCTCATCGTTTACCTGACTATGCACTTAACCAAGTTACGAATGAACTTAATTATTCAGACTTGAAATATCAATTGGGATTAATAGGTAAAAATGAAAACGAAAAATTGTTAAAAGCCGTTGATCAACTTGAACAACAACGTATTTTAGAACGATTAGATATTGCGCCAATAGATGTATTTGGCCTAAAAAGTAACATTACAGATATTCATGATTTAAATGAAATTTTATTTAATAATATCTTTAAAATCATACAAAATTCTGAAATTCACGATGATGACGTGCATCGTTATCATTATGTATTTGATTTCGACAAATCACAAATTCTTAAAGACTTACATTCTATTGTAGACAAGATTAATAAAACGTTAGAATTTTTCAATGGCATGAATCATAAAACGATTAAATCCATTCGCAAACAATTATTGTATATTAATGACAGTTACAGAAATATTGAGCAAAGTTTAAAAAATAATCATACTGCTTATATTTCTATTAAAAATATATCTCAAAAATCAACTATTCGTTTAATTGTAAAAGATTATGACGTTAAAGACGTGCTCACAACACAAGTACTAGATAAATTTAATTCTTTAACATTTATTTCAGGTACGTTAACATTTATTCATTCATTTGGCGCATTTAAAAATTGGTTTAATGAAGATATCCATTTTAATACTTACGAAGTACAGTCAATCTTAACTAATAAAAAGAACACAAATATCTATATACCGAGCGATGTAGCATCTTATAATTATAAAAATATTGATGACTATGTAGCGTCAATAGTGGATTATCTTGAAGAGTATGTTTCTATTACAGAATCCAAGTGTCTCGTTCTCTTTACAAGTTATCGCATGATGTATATGGTTCAAGAGCTATTAAATGAATTACCAACCTTTGAAGATTACGTTATTTTGACTCAACAACAGAACCAAAACTATAAAATAGTGCAACAATTTAATAATTTCGATAAATCTATTCTTCTAGGAACTTCTACTTTCTTTGAAGGATTTGACTACCAGTCTAATGGCATTAAATGTGTAATGATAGCTAAATTACCATTCATGAATAAATACAACACGAAACATTGGTTAATGGATTCAGAATTTGATTCTACGTTTAAAGATTATGTTTTACCAGATGCCGTTACCCGTTTTAGACAAGGTCTAGGACGTTTAATCCGTAAAGAGGATGATAAGGGGCTTATTGTGTCATTTGATGATCGCCTTGTTAATAGTAATTACAAATCTTTCTTTGCTCAAACATTGGAGAATTATGTTCAGAAAAAAGGGGACATACAACAGTTCAGTAAATTGTTGCAAAAAATTCAACGAGATGTAGATAAAAATAAATAA
- a CDS encoding biotin--[acetyl-CoA-carboxylase] ligase: MSKYSQDVIAMLYKNQSEYISGQYIADQLQISRAAVKKIIDQLKLDGFDIKSINQKGHKLNALPNQWYSGIVSSLLEEQNLISTIKVYDSVESTQTIAKQTLVDHEDSMMILSEEQTQGRGRFNRNWASSKGKGLWMSLVLRPNVPFSMIPKFNLFIALGIRDAIQAFSNDKVAIKWPNDIYINDKKVCGFLTEMVANYDAIEAIICGIGINVNHQQQDFGKEIEYRATSIRLHSDDKIDRYRFLTRLINEIEKRYTQFLNHPFSEIRDEYIEASNIWHRKLRFTENDSQFVGEAIDIDHDGFLMVKDENDEVRRLISADIDI, from the coding sequence ATGTCAAAATATAGTCAAGACGTTATTGCAATGCTATATAAAAACCAATCTGAATATATTTCAGGACAATACATTGCTGATCAATTACAAATTTCTAGAGCTGCAGTTAAAAAAATTATTGATCAATTGAAATTAGATGGTTTCGATATTAAATCGATTAATCAAAAAGGTCATAAATTAAATGCATTGCCAAATCAATGGTATAGTGGCATTGTATCTAGTTTATTAGAAGAGCAAAATCTCATTTCTACCATAAAAGTGTATGATTCAGTTGAATCAACACAAACGATTGCTAAGCAAACTTTGGTTGATCATGAAGATTCAATGATGATACTTAGTGAAGAACAAACGCAAGGTCGTGGTAGATTTAATCGTAATTGGGCATCATCAAAGGGCAAAGGTTTATGGATGTCATTAGTTTTAAGACCTAATGTGCCGTTTTCAATGATTCCGAAATTCAATTTATTTATTGCACTAGGCATTAGAGATGCAATTCAAGCGTTCTCTAATGATAAAGTAGCAATTAAATGGCCAAATGATATTTATATTAATGATAAGAAAGTATGTGGCTTTTTAACTGAAATGGTAGCGAATTACGATGCTATTGAAGCTATTATTTGTGGCATAGGCATTAATGTTAATCATCAACAACAAGATTTCGGAAAAGAGATTGAATATAGAGCAACAAGTATTCGCTTACATAGTGACGATAAAATAGACAGATATCGCTTTTTAACTAGATTAATTAATGAAATTGAAAAGCGCTATACTCAATTTTTAAATCACCCATTTAGTGAAATTAGAGATGAATATATTGAAGCTTCAAACATTTGGCATCGTAAGTTACGATTTACTGAGAATGACAGCCAATTTGTAGGAGAAGCGATTGATATTGATCATGATGGTTTCTTAATGGTGAAAGATGAGAATGACGAAGTAAGACGCTTAATCAGCGCAGATATAGATATATAA
- a CDS encoding DnaD domain-containing protein has translation MDKLQLKTRPVVVRRELLDHYSELGMSEKDLIILIKLIYASETSNKQPSIDFLKKGSTMEPREITSIIQNLIQRDLLELQVKKDEEGKFTEYMNLDGFYDKFSHVLAQDEVDNKQSNSQQQFKDLFQYIEQLFARPLSPYEIETLNQWIDVDQHDFSLIRAALDEAYSHDKLSFKYVDRILLNWKKNNVTTIDDSKKIRERFNKPKMTHTVKHVPKFDWLNGENLDDK, from the coding sequence TTGGACAAACTTCAACTTAAAACACGACCTGTCGTTGTGAGACGTGAGCTTCTAGATCATTATTCAGAATTAGGCATGTCCGAGAAAGATTTAATCATTTTGATTAAACTGATTTATGCCTCAGAAACTTCTAATAAACAGCCTTCTATCGATTTTTTAAAAAAGGGTTCAACCATGGAGCCTAGAGAAATAACTTCTATCATTCAAAATCTAATTCAACGAGATTTGTTAGAACTTCAAGTTAAAAAAGATGAAGAAGGTAAATTTACAGAATATATGAATTTAGATGGCTTTTACGATAAATTCAGTCATGTTTTAGCGCAAGATGAAGTCGATAATAAACAATCTAATTCTCAACAGCAATTTAAAGATTTATTTCAATATATAGAACAATTATTTGCTAGACCCTTATCCCCATATGAAATTGAAACATTAAACCAATGGATTGATGTAGATCAACATGATTTCTCACTTATTCGCGCAGCGCTTGACGAAGCATATAGTCATGACAAATTGAGTTTTAAATATGTAGATCGTATCTTATTAAACTGGAAAAAAAATAATGTTACAACTATAGATGACTCCAAAAAAATAAGAGAGCGATTTAATAAACCTAAAATGACACATACTGTAAAACATGTACCGAAATTTGATTGGTTAAACGGAGAGAATTTAGATGATAAGTAA
- a CDS encoding YpoC family protein: MITKHDFELLEEQLDQFASKRALNSTEAKPVIDQYFALIIDFFKQINEVEEIDFHNLESYPVVPMNFEERYNYMLARKYHFMGYSQMKTLKVELIKMNASYQIRKKR, from the coding sequence ATGATTACTAAACATGATTTTGAACTTTTAGAAGAACAGCTGGATCAATTTGCAAGTAAAAGGGCGCTTAATTCAACTGAAGCTAAACCGGTAATCGATCAATACTTTGCATTAATCATTGATTTCTTTAAACAAATTAATGAAGTAGAGGAGATAGATTTTCATAATCTTGAAAGTTATCCAGTAGTACCTATGAATTTTGAAGAACGCTATAATTATATGTTAGCCAGAAAATATCATTTTATGGGTTATAGTCAAATGAAGACATTAAAAGTTGAACTGATTAAAATGAATGCTTCATATCAAATTAGAAAAAAACGTTAA